CTATAGCGTTGATTGGCACTGCGATTTACTTGAAGCGCTTTCTGATTTTGGTGCTTCAGCTAGAATTAAGATGAATGAGGTATGTTCAATACTTGGGCTTCCGGGAAAAATTGGTACTGATGGTGGGCAAGTTACAAGTTTATACGATAGTGGCAAAATCCAAGAAATTAGGGATTATTGTGAAACTGACGTGATTAACACCTATCTAATTTACCTCAAGCTAATGCAACATCAAGGCAGGATTACAACTGAAAGTTATAATAAAAATCTCGATGATTTACTTTTGCATCTAGAGAATAGTCAAAAAGATCACTTACTTAAATTTAAGGAAGAGTGGAAGAAAATGGCAAATTTTGCTTTGTAAAAATTTAGACTAGTACATCATCAATTTAATAATTTGGGGGATAAGATGAGCATAAATAATACAGATCTATTCACGGCTATTAAGCAAAATTCTTTAGATGAAGTTAGTAAGCTTCTACTCCGTAACATCGATAACCTTAATGAATACATTGATCAGAGAGATATCAATGATGAAAACACTCCTTTGATTTTTGCTATGCTAGAGAAGCATTTTGATATAGCTAAGTTATTAATATATGCTGGCGCAGATATTGAGAAAGTAGGTAATCGTAACCATTGCATTTTGCTTGTGCGTTTTATAATTATGACTTAGCTAATTTATTGATTGAATGTGGTGCTGATGTCAACGCAAAAGAAAATGAAAAATATACTCCTTTAGATATTACATTTATATTTTTCAGGAAAATCGAACAAAAAAAATCAGATGATCCCAATTATAAAGAAAAATTAGATAACACTAATAAGATTGCATCTTTATTGCTCAAACATGGAAGAGAGGCAAGATTCTATAATCAGTTTGAATCATATGCAAGTTATAAAAAAAATGATAAATGTAATATAAATGCTGACGCAATATTTGATCTTGGTATTGCTAATAAAAGTATGAATACCGTTAATTTAGCAGTGAAATTTGGTAAAGAGATTGATCAGTTTTTTGTTAAAAATGAATTATCTAAAGCTATTGATAAAGGTGATCAGAAAACGTATAAGTTCTTTTGAGAACGTTCAACAAACCATGTCAAACAAGAAAAATATTAATATAAAACATGGAATGAACGAAAAAACATCGAATAAAAACAGTGGATTAATAAAGAGTTAATATATTATCGTCCATCCGAGACTGGCAAAGTCTGATCAATAGAAGCAAGTTTAGAAAGAAAATAAATGAGAATGGAATCGTAGAAAAGTTCAAAATACAGATACAGACTCATTTGAAGATAGAGACTTGAGTCACAAAAAAAAGACACTGAACTTGAAGCAAAAATTCTTAGTATGTTTGCAAGAGTTATAAAATCGCATATCGAAGAAATTATAAGATATCAGCAGCAATATCACTGACAAATTGTTACCAACGAATGGCGCAGTCGGTCATATTTACCCAATAATTTGTATGATTTTTCAAAGTAAGCAAATTTGGCTTTTTGATGTTTTCTTTCCTAATAGATTAAAAATTCAGTTGAGTTTTTGACACAGTTTGTTGAATACTCTCTCATGTTGAGTTATAAGTTTAGTATAGAATACTAAAATGATACTTTAAATCAAATATACTGTAAAAGCTACATTTGTAATCCAATACTAAACAAAGATATTAGCCCACTCATCTAACTACATAAAAGAATGTGACGTAGCATAGTCATTTATATGATTTGCAATGTATTCAACTAAGTTGCAGTCCACAGGATTTAAATGATTAGCGTTTAAGATGTTACTACCTTCTTTTATTGTGTTTGACTCACACTTATTATCTCCTGCAGCAATAGTAAATGAAGGAAGGTCATAATAATGGTCCTTAACTCCTATTTGATTATTAGTATAATGGAATTTGTTTTGGCTATCGTAATAACCAAACTCATCTATTAACG
This sequence is a window from Candidatus Mesenet endosymbiont of Phosphuga atrata. Protein-coding genes within it:
- a CDS encoding ankyrin repeat domain-containing protein, which gives rise to MSINNTDLFTAIKQNSLDEVSKLLLRNIDNLNEYIDQRDINDENTPLIFAMLEKHFDIAKLLIYAGADIEKVGNRNHCILLVRFIIMT